One Hypanus sabinus isolate sHypSab1 chromosome 4, sHypSab1.hap1, whole genome shotgun sequence genomic region harbors:
- the zgc:136439 gene encoding glucose-1-phosphate thymidylyltransferase, whose protein sequence is MKAIILAAGYGTRLNRDLQNDNSGDFKHLYGIPKPLLPVGDQPLISHWMTAINTIKFIDAVYVITNDLYYAKFEDWAKVFQLVTVLNDGTTSNEKRLGAIACLQLVITQFNIDDHILVIGGDTLFYEDFILSDILEKFADLQNINCESSLVLSYPCKDEETTKFGILEINEKLQVTGFKEKPSSTETTSRNACPCFYIYSKNTVPLIAKFLQEKQNSPLEERDAPGKFLLWLYTRKPVFVHHVCGRFDVGNLPSYIECTKYFQKSCGAI, encoded by the exons ATGAAGGCTATTATTCTAGCTGCTGGCTACGGCACAAGACTCAATCGTGATCTGCAGAATGATAATAGTGGAGATTTCAAGCATCTCTATGGCATCCCTAAGCCCCTTTTACCAGTAGGAGATCAACCACTCATCAGTCATTGGATGACGGCGATAAATACGATCAAGTTCATCGACGCAGTTTATGTTATT ACTAATGATCTCTATTATGCAAAATTTGAAGATTGGGCAAAGGTGTTCCAACTAGTCACAGTCCTAAATGATGGAACAACAAGCAATGAG AAACGTTTAGGTGCAATTGCTTGTCTTCAGCTTGTCATTACTCAGTTTAACATCGATGATCATATATTGGTTATTGGCGG GGATACATTATTCTATGAGGACTTCATTCTTTCGGATATCCTTGAAAAATTTGCTGACCTGCAGAATATTAACTGTGAAAGCAGTTTGGTGTTGTCATACCCATGCAAAGATGAAG AAACCACAAAATTTGGCATCTTAGAAATAAATGAAAAGTTGCAAGTCACTGGATTTAAAGAAAAACCCAGCTCTACTGAAACAACATCTCGCAATGCA TGCCCATGTTTTTACATATATTCAAAAAATACAGTTCCATTGATTGCAAAATTTCTTCAAGAGAAACAA AATTCACCGCTGGAAGAGAGAGATGCGCCTGGAAAATTTTTGCTTTGGCTCTACACAAG GAAACCAGTGTTTGTCCATCACGTATGTGGCCGATTTGATGTTGGAAATCTTCCATCGTACATTGAATGTACTAAGTATTTCCAGAAGTCTTGTGGTGCAATCTGA
- the asnsd1 gene encoding asparagine synthetase domain-containing protein 1 — translation MCGICCMLVLSPQNVPDNLGEEMLECLRRRGPNCSQQLSKVVPDLGYSCCFSGHVLHMRGSLNPQPMQDAQGNLLLWNGEVFGGIEMKPEDNDTQIILQHLSTCNSEEDILSVFSSIRGPWAFIYYQPSTHCLWFGRDYFGRRSLLWQFKNPYLALVSVSASLPNCLSVPWYEVPARGLYKIDLQKQLHPSSLAITWYPWKHISTEREMASHLQAQFTEELPNFVSVLLNESRIFLRAPIIAMNCSIPDPCTENNYSATNLTNVDMYLSDEHKKKIVHQFIDILNESVRRRVLFLPRNLNPSDCAVHKMNSDKAKVAILFSGGVDSMVLSALADRHVPADEPIDLLNVAFEQREKKMQKISKKKQRQNNTADASGTETSKNDSVGVKEKTAFNVPDRITGQAGLKELQIVNPSRHWNFIEINVTLEELKEMRQHRISHLVKPLDTVLDDSIGCAVWFAARGIGINTSNEEIQQYVSTAKVVLTGIGADEQLAGYSRHRIRYKTSGFEGLVKELEMELDRISSRNLGRDDRVIGDHGKEARFPFLDEGVVSFLNSLPVWDKADLTLPHGIGEKLLLRMAARELGLSASATLPKRAMQFGSRISKMENHKEKASDKCSRLLQNMGD, via the exons ATGTGTGGAATTTGCTGTATGTTAGTTTTGTCCCCCCAAAATGTTCCTGATAATTTGGGAGAGGAGATGCTTGAATGCCTTCGACGAAGAGGTCCTAACTGTAGTCAACAGTTATCCAAAGTGGTGCCTGATCTGGGCTATAGTTGTTGCTTTTCTGGTCATGTGCTGCACATGAGAGGAAGCCTAAATCCACAGCCCATGCAGGATGCTCAAGGAAATCTCCTGCTTTGGAATGGGGAGGTGTTTGGGGGTATTGAAATGAAACCTGAAGACAATGACACTCAGATTATTCTTCAGCATTTATCTACATGTAACAGTGAAGAAGACATTCTATCTGTCTTTTCATCTATTCGAGGACCTTGGGCTTTTATCTATTACCAACCGTCCACTCATTGTTTGTGGTTTGGTCGAGACTATTTTGGTCGCCGTAGTTTATTATGGCAGTTTAAAAATCCCTACCTTGCTCTTGTATCGGTGAGTGCTTCTCTCCCAAACTGTCTAAGTGTCCCTTGGTATGAAGTACCAGCACGTGGACTTTATAAAATTGACCTACAAAAACAGCTCCATCCCAGCTCTCTGGCAATAACGTGGTACCCATGGAAACATATCTCAACTGAACGTGAAATGGCTTCTCACTTACAAGCTCAGTTCACGGAAGAACTTCCTAAttttgtttctgtgcttttgaATGAATCAAGGATTTTCCTCAGAGCCCCCATCATTGCTATGAATTGCAGTATTCCAGATCCATGTACAGAAAACAATTATTCTGCAACAAATTTGACAAATGTTGACATGTATCTTTCAGATGAACACAAGAAAAAAATTGTTCATCAATTTATTGATATTTTGAATGAATCTGTTAGACGACGAGTGCTTTTTTTACCAAGGAACCTAAATCCATCTGATTGTGCAGTGCATAAAATGAATTCTGATAAAGCTAAAGTAGCAATTCTTTTTTCTGGAGGTGTTGATTCTATGGTCCTCTCTGCCTTGGCTGACCGACATGTTCCTGCAGATGAACCTATTGACTTACTGAACGTAGCCTTTGAGCAGCGAgaaaagaaaatgcaaaaaatcTCAAAGAAAAAGCAGCGACAGAACAATACTGCTGATGCATCAGGAACAGAGACTTCAAAAAATGACAGTGTTGGTGTTAAGGAGAAGACTGCTTTTAATGTGCCTGATCGTATCACTGGCCAGGCTGGTTTAAAAGAATTACAAATTGTAAACCCTTCCAGACATTGGAATTTTATAGAAATCAATGTCACATTAGAAGAGCTGAAAGAAATGAGACAACACCGGATTAGCCATTTGGTAAAACCCCTGGACACTGTTTTGGATGACAGCATTGGCTGTGCAGTGTGGTTTGCAGCAAGAGGTATTGGTATTAACACCAGCAATGAAGAAATCCAGCAATACGTCAGCACTGCTAAG GTGGTGTTGACTGGGATTGGTGCTGATGAACAACTTGCAGGTTATTCTCGTCACCGCATCCGCTACAAAACATCTGGATTTGAAGGCCTGGTCAAAGAACTGGAGATGGAACTTGATCGCATCTCCTCACGTAATCTTGGAAGAGATGACAGAGTCATTGGTGACCACGGGAAAGAAGCAAG GTTTCCATTTTTGGATGAAGGGGTCGTTTCTTTTCTAAACTCCCTTCCTGTGTGGGATAAAGCAGATTTGACTCTACCTCATGGGATTGGCGAAAAGCTGCTACTACGAATGGCTGCAAGAGAACTGGGCCTCTCAGCATCTGCTACTCTGCCAAAGAGAGCAATGCAATTTGGATCTAGAATCTCAAAGATGGAAAATCATaaggaaaaggcctctgacaaaTGTAGCAGATTATTGCAAAACATGGGGGATTAG